One part of the [Synechococcus] sp. NIES-970 genome encodes these proteins:
- a CDS encoding hypothetical protein (conserved hypothetical protein): MKRDSYGALAGASIPAAILRASATLKLAGNIGFWVQIILGVVAALILLFASASLVGGDGPNASQDPRFVQGSSFGLFCAAAGIVGLIVSIFFFFRYKTIARLMLAGDNSLRPKKSYTIQTIKFGLLANLLGMMFAIIGAEAFVGLVLGKSLTIPQGAVFSNTSQLIQPKDLFIILANTHTIASHFTGIVIALWLLDRLNK; the protein is encoded by the coding sequence ATGAAACGCGATTCCTACGGCGCCTTGGCCGGAGCATCCATTCCCGCCGCAATCCTCAGAGCCTCGGCCACCCTCAAATTAGCGGGCAATATTGGCTTTTGGGTACAGATTATCCTCGGCGTTGTAGCGGCCCTCATTCTTCTGTTCGCCAGTGCCAGTTTAGTCGGCGGGGATGGGCCCAACGCTTCCCAAGATCCCCGCTTTGTTCAAGGCAGTAGTTTTGGTCTATTTTGTGCCGCCGCTGGAATTGTCGGCTTGATCGTCAGCATCTTTTTCTTCTTCCGCTACAAAACCATTGCCCGGCTTATGCTGGCCGGGGATAACTCCCTGCGTCCGAAAAAGTCCTACACCATTCAAACTATTAAATTTGGCCTCCTGGCAAACCTGTTGGGGATGATGTTTGCAATCATCGGTGCCGAAGCATTTGTGGGCCTAGTCCTCGGAAAATCCTTAACCATTCCCCAGGGGGCGGTTTTTTCCAACACGTCCCAGCTGATCCAACCCAAAGATTTGTTTATTATTCTGGCCAATACCCATACGATCGCCTCCCACTTCACTGGCATTGTCATCGCCCTCTGGCTCCTCGATCGCCTCAATAAATAA
- a CDS encoding hypothetical protein (conserved hypothetical protein (Ycf20)), with protein sequence MQRTRLNLLFDDLWRRFTGFFQNPWRRLTLIALALLSGNFIATVFPPAIGQTTTWDPVVAFFIMVITEAISVICYRQGDRQSSPTPTDRKILFDLMNAMKIGLLYGLTVSAINVGS encoded by the coding sequence ATGCAGCGTACTCGACTCAATCTTTTATTCGATGACCTTTGGCGCCGATTCACAGGTTTTTTTCAGAATCCGTGGCGTAGGCTAACCCTCATTGCGCTCGCTCTTCTTTCCGGCAACTTTATTGCAACGGTCTTTCCCCCCGCCATTGGACAAACCACCACTTGGGATCCCGTGGTCGCGTTTTTTATCATGGTCATCACCGAAGCCATTAGCGTGATCTGCTACCGCCAAGGCGATCGCCAATCATCCCCCACACCAACAGATAGAAAAATTCTCTTTGACCTCATGAACGCCATGAAGATCGGCCTTCTTTATGGACTCACCGTCTCCGCGATCAACGTTGGTTCGTAG
- the clpC gene encoding endopeptidase Clp, ATP-binding chain C, protease regulatory subunit, with the protein MFERFTEKAIKVIMLAQEEARRLGHNFVGTEQILLGLIGEGTGVAAKVLRSMGVNLKDARIEVEKIIGRGSGFVAVEIPFTPRAKRVLELSLEEARQLGHNYIGTEHLLLGLIREGEGVAARVLENLGVDLSKVRTQVIRMLGETAEVAAGGGSSRSNKTPTLDEFGSNLTQLAKDGKLDPVVGRQNEIERVIQILGRRTKNNPVLIGEPGVGKTAIAEGLAQRISTGDIPDILEEKRVVTLDIGLLVAGTKYRGEFEERLKKIMDEIRQAGNVILVIDEVHTLIGAGAAEGAIDAANILKPALARGELQCIGATTLDEYRKHIERDAALERRFQPVMVGEPSVEETIEILFGLRERYEQHHKLKILDEALDAAAKLADRYISDRFLPDKAIDLIDEAGSRVRLINSQLPPEAKELDKELREVLKAKDEAVRSQDFDKAGELRDREMEIKTEIRAIAASQKEKSTDIDAVVDAEEIAHIVASWTGVPLNKLTESESTKLLNMEDTLHQRLIGQEDAVKAVSRAIRRARVGLKNPNRPIASFVFSGPTGVGKTELTKALAAYFFGSEDAMIRLDMSEFMERHTVSKLIGSPPGYVGYNEGGQLTEAVRRRPYTVILFDEIEKAHPDIFNMLLQILEDGRLTDAKGRTVDFKNTLIILTSNIGSKVIEKGGGGLGFEFGEDAAESQYNRIRSLVNEELKQYFRPEFLNRLDEIIVFRQLNKEEVKEISEILLKDVFKRLTEQEITLQVTDKFKERLVEEGYNPSYGARPLRRAIMRLLEDVLAEEILSGRVGSGDTAIVDINEEGKVAVSKAEKTLELAKQPG; encoded by the coding sequence ATGTTTGAACGCTTCACAGAAAAAGCTATTAAGGTGATTATGCTTGCCCAAGAGGAAGCGCGTCGCCTTGGTCACAACTTCGTGGGTACAGAGCAAATCCTCCTCGGTCTCATTGGTGAGGGAACAGGAGTTGCTGCTAAAGTACTCCGCTCTATGGGCGTCAATCTCAAGGATGCTCGCATTGAAGTTGAAAAAATTATTGGTCGGGGTTCCGGTTTCGTCGCCGTAGAGATTCCTTTTACGCCCAGAGCCAAGCGGGTTTTAGAGCTTTCCCTCGAAGAGGCGCGCCAGTTGGGTCACAACTACATTGGCACGGAGCATTTGTTACTTGGCTTGATTCGTGAAGGGGAAGGGGTTGCTGCCAGAGTCCTCGAAAATTTAGGGGTAGATTTATCTAAGGTCAGAACCCAAGTCATTCGGATGTTGGGTGAAACGGCGGAAGTGGCCGCTGGTGGGGGCTCTTCTCGCAGTAACAAAACACCAACCCTCGATGAATTTGGCTCTAATCTCACCCAGCTCGCTAAAGATGGCAAATTAGACCCTGTTGTTGGTCGCCAAAATGAAATCGAACGGGTAATCCAGATCCTTGGGCGGCGTACTAAGAATAATCCTGTCTTGATTGGGGAACCGGGGGTCGGGAAAACCGCGATCGCCGAAGGTCTGGCCCAGAGAATTTCCACGGGTGACATCCCCGATATCCTCGAAGAAAAACGGGTGGTCACCCTCGATATCGGTCTCCTCGTCGCCGGGACAAAATATCGCGGTGAATTTGAAGAGCGTCTCAAAAAGATTATGGACGAAATTCGTCAAGCTGGAAACGTGATTCTGGTGATTGATGAAGTCCACACTTTAATCGGTGCAGGAGCTGCGGAAGGGGCGATCGATGCTGCCAATATCCTCAAGCCTGCCCTTGCCCGGGGTGAACTGCAATGTATCGGGGCGACCACCCTTGATGAATACCGCAAGCACATTGAGCGCGATGCTGCCCTTGAACGTCGTTTCCAGCCCGTCATGGTGGGTGAGCCTTCTGTGGAAGAAACCATCGAAATCCTCTTCGGTCTGCGGGAACGCTACGAACAGCACCACAAACTGAAAATTTTGGACGAAGCCCTCGATGCGGCGGCAAAGTTGGCAGACCGCTATATCAGCGATCGCTTCTTGCCCGATAAGGCGATCGACTTGATCGACGAAGCCGGTTCCCGGGTACGCTTGATCAATTCTCAACTGCCCCCCGAAGCGAAGGAACTCGATAAAGAACTGCGGGAAGTCCTCAAGGCCAAGGATGAAGCTGTTCGTTCCCAAGATTTCGATAAGGCAGGTGAACTGCGTGACCGCGAAATGGAGATCAAAACCGAAATTCGGGCGATCGCCGCAAGCCAGAAAGAGAAAAGCACCGATATCGATGCTGTGGTCGATGCTGAAGAGATCGCCCATATCGTCGCCTCTTGGACAGGGGTGCCCCTCAACAAGCTCACCGAGAGCGAGTCTACCAAGCTCCTCAACATGGAAGACACCCTACACCAGCGCCTAATTGGTCAGGAAGATGCGGTCAAGGCCGTATCCCGAGCCATCCGTCGCGCCCGGGTCGGTCTGAAAAATCCCAACCGTCCGATCGCTAGCTTTGTCTTCTCTGGGCCCACCGGGGTCGGTAAAACGGAGCTCACCAAAGCTCTCGCTGCCTACTTCTTCGGTTCTGAAGATGCGATGATTCGCCTCGACATGTCCGAATTTATGGAACGGCATACCGTTTCTAAGTTGATTGGTTCTCCTCCAGGCTATGTCGGCTACAACGAAGGCGGTCAACTCACCGAAGCTGTGCGCCGTCGTCCCTACACCGTCATTCTCTTTGACGAAATCGAGAAGGCCCACCCCGACATCTTCAACATGCTCCTGCAAATCCTTGAAGATGGCCGCCTCACCGATGCCAAAGGACGCACCGTCGACTTCAAAAACACCCTGATTATCTTGACTTCTAACATCGGTTCCAAGGTGATCGAAAAAGGTGGCGGTGGCCTTGGGTTCGAGTTTGGTGAAGATGCTGCCGAGTCCCAATACAACCGGATTCGCTCCTTGGTGAACGAAGAATTAAAACAATACTTCCGCCCCGAATTCCTCAACCGTCTCGACGAAATCATTGTCTTCCGTCAGCTCAATAAAGAGGAAGTTAAAGAAATTTCCGAAATTCTCCTCAAGGATGTCTTTAAGCGCCTAACAGAGCAGGAAATCACCCTACAAGTGACCGACAAATTTAAGGAACGTCTTGTGGAAGAAGGCTATAACCCCTCCTATGGGGCGCGTCCCTTACGTCGGGCGATCATGCGCTTGTTAGAGGATGTTCTCGCTGAGGAAATCCTCTCGGGCCGTGTTGGTTCTGGTGATACGGCGATCGTCGATATCAACGAAGAAGGAAAAGTGGCCGTCAGTAAGGCAGAAAAAACCCTAGAGCTGGCTAAACAACCAGGCTAG
- a CDS encoding hypothetical protein (conserved hypothetical protein) yields the protein MTTESILRLSEEISMKLTYRGVSYDYRPATLEVTEGDIVGRYRGQTIRRHCVAETLERPEVESVLLHYRGNTYQSLQAVPEVLPQRQAAAAACPVQVLPLTKLMGQDARRIHLENMRHSLERRLQTAQARGDEHLISLLQQESNALPSM from the coding sequence ATGACTACAGAAAGTATTTTGAGGCTCAGTGAGGAAATCTCTATGAAATTAACCTATCGTGGTGTTTCCTATGATTATCGCCCTGCAACGTTAGAAGTAACGGAAGGGGATATCGTGGGTCGTTATCGTGGGCAGACAATCCGCCGCCACTGTGTAGCTGAAACTCTTGAGCGTCCTGAAGTGGAATCTGTATTACTCCACTATCGGGGGAATACTTACCAAAGTCTTCAAGCTGTGCCCGAGGTCTTACCACAACGCCAGGCAGCTGCTGCGGCTTGTCCTGTGCAAGTTTTGCCATTGACAAAGCTGATGGGTCAAGATGCTCGCCGGATTCATTTAGAAAATATGCGCCATAGTCTTGAGCGTCGCTTGCAAACAGCCCAAGCTCGGGGGGATGAGCACTTGATTAGCTTATTGCAACAGGAATCCAATGCTTTGCCTTCGATGTAA
- a CDS encoding two-component system response regulator, OmpR family, translating to MMRILLVDDERELRGALSQILGREGYLVDLAETGQQGLELAFNKDYDLLILDWMLPQCSGVEICRKVRAQGRTTPILFLTAKDTVDDRVSGLDAGADDYLMKPFELRELLARVRALLRRSPGGDPPNRLKIADLELDIPNQMAYRGGRIIRLSVRELQLLSYLMEHPEQILTHEQLYQHLWQDEEELPSSNVLAALVRLVRRKVEAKGDRPLIHTVYGKGYYFGEQKA from the coding sequence ATGATGCGCATTTTATTGGTAGATGATGAACGAGAGTTGCGGGGAGCCCTCAGCCAAATTTTGGGGCGCGAAGGGTACTTGGTTGATCTAGCAGAAACGGGTCAGCAGGGGTTAGAGTTAGCCTTTAACAAAGATTATGATCTCTTAATTTTGGACTGGATGTTACCCCAATGCTCGGGGGTGGAAATCTGTCGAAAAGTACGGGCCCAGGGGCGGACCACACCAATTTTGTTTCTCACGGCGAAAGATACTGTCGATGACCGGGTGTCAGGGTTGGATGCTGGGGCTGATGATTATTTGATGAAACCCTTTGAGCTGCGGGAATTGTTAGCACGGGTACGGGCTCTGCTCAGGCGATCGCCCGGGGGAGACCCCCCTAATCGTCTAAAAATAGCGGACTTAGAATTGGACATCCCTAACCAGATGGCCTACCGGGGGGGACGCATTATTCGCTTGTCAGTGCGGGAGTTACAACTGTTGAGCTACTTAATGGAACACCCCGAACAGATTCTTACCCATGAGCAACTTTACCAACACCTCTGGCAAGATGAAGAGGAGTTACCCAGTAGTAATGTGCTGGCGGCCTTGGTGCGGTTGGTACGCCGAAAGGTGGAAGCAAAAGGCGATCGCCCTTTGATCCATACCGTTTATGGGAAAGGATATTATTTTGGTGAACAAAAAGCCTAA
- a CDS encoding penicillin-binding protein 1A family protein, protein MFNFGRKSLPQTLHSESEESEHNSVSPADVGDRSPDSDPKAVTKEIPKALRALFPGDRQPPTKLHKHRKKRWWPWLVAGGLLGIGSSGAILYRGWQELEALVPNNVEEILIYTRPGTLTIQAANGDVIEEIGPVSHEQVKIWEIPEALTEAFIASEDRRFYDHFGVDLQGVARAVYVNFRAGKIVEGGSSITQQVARIVFLNQDITFGRKAREMRLATKLEERFSKEQILESYLNLVYLGSGAYGVADAAWVYFGKSLTELTLGETAMLAGLAPAPSLYSPFVNLQAATVRRDQVLRRMWEEGFITETDYQTAIATPIETNRQTPKRLLREYPYFADYIKGELGQYLTPEQLETGSFVVETTLDPQWQVWAEEVLADGINNYGRYQRFEQAAIVSIDPRNGQIKTMVGGLDFENNQYNRVTQAQRQPGSTFKTFVYAAAIASGMSPSTSYVDKAFVMDGYRPKNASGSFTNQAMSLTAALTQSVNTIALSVMLDVGWDPIIKLAQQMGIESELKPTYSLALGASEVNLLELTAAYGTLANRGTYQPVYGISRILDHSGKVIYQANRKPVQAIDANSAAIMTSMLTNVVSSGTGSQANIGRPVAGKTGTSDQARDLWFIGYIPQMVTGVWLGNDDNRPTWGASSTAARLWGNLMRQIAGTMAVESFPAMPNLNGRVGSITAEPIKGGAKKVQAIAPETSETSESSAESTTDQTLDPSSEETTDNTDNGNSNAVDNRAQPAPPAFDFNNPADTVPPLTPLPRNNPSPGPSRAPAPNNVDVPAPPAPQRQEETP, encoded by the coding sequence GTGTTTAATTTCGGCAGAAAGTCACTTCCCCAAACCCTACATTCAGAAAGCGAGGAGTCTGAACATAATTCAGTCTCTCCTGCGGATGTGGGCGATCGCTCCCCCGATTCTGACCCAAAAGCCGTCACCAAAGAAATCCCCAAGGCCCTTAGGGCTCTATTTCCTGGCGATCGCCAGCCCCCTACCAAGTTACACAAACACCGCAAAAAGCGTTGGTGGCCTTGGCTGGTGGCGGGGGGACTCCTCGGGATTGGCAGCAGTGGCGCTATTCTCTATCGCGGCTGGCAAGAACTAGAAGCTCTCGTCCCCAACAACGTCGAAGAAATTTTAATTTATACCCGCCCTGGCACCTTAACCATTCAAGCCGCCAATGGCGATGTGATTGAAGAAATTGGGCCTGTATCCCATGAGCAGGTAAAAATTTGGGAAATCCCTGAGGCGTTGACAGAAGCCTTTATTGCCAGTGAAGACCGCCGTTTTTACGATCATTTCGGTGTAGACCTACAGGGGGTAGCCCGGGCTGTCTATGTGAATTTTCGGGCTGGAAAAATTGTCGAAGGGGGTAGTAGTATCACCCAACAAGTAGCCCGCATTGTCTTTTTGAACCAGGACATCACCTTCGGACGAAAAGCACGGGAAATGCGCCTCGCGACAAAACTAGAGGAACGGTTTTCGAAAGAGCAAATCCTCGAAAGCTATCTAAATCTGGTGTATCTGGGCTCTGGAGCCTATGGGGTCGCTGATGCGGCTTGGGTTTATTTCGGCAAGTCTCTGACAGAATTAACCCTAGGAGAGACAGCGATGCTTGCCGGTTTAGCCCCCGCTCCCAGTTTGTATTCACCCTTTGTCAATCTCCAGGCGGCGACGGTGCGTCGAGATCAGGTGCTCCGCCGCATGTGGGAAGAGGGGTTTATTACGGAGACCGATTATCAGACGGCGATCGCCACTCCCATAGAGACAAATCGCCAGACGCCAAAGCGCTTACTGCGTGAATATCCTTACTTTGCGGATTATATAAAAGGAGAATTAGGGCAGTATCTCACGCCTGAGCAGCTAGAAACGGGGAGTTTTGTGGTGGAAACGACCCTTGATCCCCAGTGGCAGGTATGGGCGGAAGAGGTCTTGGCAGATGGCATTAACAACTATGGTCGTTATCAGCGCTTTGAACAGGCGGCCATTGTTAGCATTGATCCGCGCAATGGCCAGATCAAGACAATGGTGGGGGGCTTGGATTTTGAAAATAATCAGTACAATCGAGTCACCCAGGCCCAACGGCAACCGGGCTCTACGTTTAAGACATTTGTCTATGCGGCGGCGATCGCCTCTGGCATGTCCCCTAGCACGAGCTATGTGGATAAAGCGTTTGTCATGGATGGCTATCGGCCAAAAAATGCTTCTGGCAGTTTCACAAATCAAGCGATGTCTCTCACCGCTGCCCTAACGCAATCGGTCAATACGATCGCCCTGAGTGTGATGCTGGATGTGGGCTGGGACCCAATTATTAAGTTAGCCCAGCAGATGGGCATCGAGTCGGAACTGAAGCCGACCTATTCTCTCGCCCTGGGTGCTTCGGAAGTGAATCTTTTGGAGTTGACGGCAGCTTACGGTACGCTCGCAAATCGTGGTACGTACCAGCCAGTTTATGGCATCAGTCGCATTTTAGATCACAGTGGCAAAGTGATTTACCAAGCAAATCGAAAGCCAGTCCAGGCGATCGACGCCAATAGTGCCGCAATTATGACCTCGATGCTGACCAATGTGGTGAGTAGCGGCACTGGCAGTCAGGCGAATATTGGTCGTCCGGTCGCTGGCAAAACAGGCACTTCTGACCAGGCGCGGGACCTTTGGTTTATCGGCTACATTCCCCAGATGGTGACGGGAGTATGGCTCGGCAATGATGATAATCGGCCAACCTGGGGGGCGAGCAGTACAGCGGCACGTCTCTGGGGCAATTTGATGCGTCAGATCGCCGGAACTATGGCCGTGGAGTCATTTCCAGCGATGCCGAATTTAAATGGTCGGGTAGGTTCGATCACCGCAGAACCGATTAAAGGAGGTGCAAAAAAAGTCCAGGCGATCGCCCCAGAAACCAGTGAAACATCTGAGAGCAGTGCTGAGTCGACGACGGATCAGACACTCGATCCATCCTCGGAAGAAACGACAGATAACACAGACAATGGCAATAGTAATGCAGTAGATAATAGGGCGCAGCCAGCACCGCCCGCGTTTGATTTTAATAATCCAGCAGATACCGTACCACCTCTCACCCCCTTACCCCGCAATAATCCAAGTCCGGGACCGTCTAGGGCCCCAGCACCGAATAATGTGGATGTGCCGGCCCCGCCAGCGCCCCAAAGACAGGAAGAAACACCCTAG
- the ribH gene encoding 6,7-dimethyl-8-ribityllumazine synthase — MATFEGTYNDNPQALKLAIVIGRFNDLVTSKLLAGCQDCLRRHGVDTSADGQQVDYIWVPGCFEIAMVSKKLADAGKYDAIICLGAVIRGDTPHFDYVAAEVSKGVAAASFQTGVPIIFGVLTTDTMQQALERAGIKNNLGWGYGLSALEMASLMGKI; from the coding sequence ATGGCCACCTTTGAAGGAACCTATAACGACAATCCCCAAGCCCTCAAATTGGCGATCGTGATTGGCCGTTTTAACGATCTCGTCACCAGTAAACTTCTGGCCGGCTGCCAAGACTGTCTCCGTCGCCATGGTGTAGACACCAGTGCCGATGGTCAACAGGTAGATTACATCTGGGTTCCCGGTTGCTTTGAAATTGCGATGGTCTCAAAAAAGCTAGCTGATGCCGGCAAATATGACGCGATCATCTGCCTTGGTGCCGTGATCCGTGGCGATACTCCCCACTTTGACTATGTGGCCGCAGAGGTCTCTAAAGGGGTAGCCGCAGCCTCCTTTCAAACAGGTGTGCCGATTATCTTTGGTGTCCTCACCACCGATACCATGCAACAGGCCCTCGAACGGGCAGGGATTAAAAATAACCTGGGCTGGGGCTATGGTCTCAGTGCCCTCGAAATGGCGAGTTTGATGGGTAAAATTTAG
- the psbZ_1 gene encoding photosystem II subunit PsbZ, with amino-acid sequence MTILFQLALAALVALSFLMVIGVPVAYASPTNWEQSKSLIFVGSIAWTALVIAVGVLNFFVI; translated from the coding sequence ATGACAATTTTATTTCAACTGGCCCTTGCTGCCCTCGTAGCTCTTTCGTTCCTAATGGTCATTGGTGTTCCTGTGGCCTATGCTTCCCCCACCAACTGGGAGCAATCTAAATCTTTGATCTTTGTGGGCTCCATCGCTTGGACTGCCCTGGTCATTGCCGTTGGCGTCTTGAATTTTTTCGTGATCTAA
- the mviN gene encoding integral membrane protein MviN, with amino-acid sequence MTDSPRKSRSLAGIAGVVAIATLISKVFGLVREQAIARAFGVGPVVDAYAYAYIIPGFLLILLGGINGPFHSALVSVLSKREQKDAAPLVETVSTMVTGGLFLITIVLVVFAGFFIDLVAPGLEGTVRDLAILQLQIMAPLAVFAGLIGIGFGVLNASDQYWLPGISPLFSSLSVVIGVGSLIWILGDNVNAPEYMQLGCIVLAGTTLLGALWQWLLQIFAQWKSGLGTLRPRLDLSIPGVKEVLRVMLPATLSSGMLHINVYTDMYFASSIVSAAAAMRYANFIVLTPLGIISNMILVPLLPVFSRLAAPDSWDDLKVRIRQGLLLTALSMLPLTAIFVSQSKTIIRIVYEYAAFDTTATEIVAPVLIAYGLGMFFYLGRDVLVRVFYALEDGVTPSRISVLNIFLNAIFDYILVKQFQTPGLIYATVGVNVVSMVMMIAILNRRLKGLPLLEWGVSLLGLTGAAIASGFVSWGISLGVESLSFGQNLYVQGLELLVAIALALVVFFGLASTLKLPELDIFWQRVKGKLKRS; translated from the coding sequence GTGACTGATTCTCCTCGGAAGTCCCGTTCATTGGCTGGTATCGCCGGTGTTGTGGCGATCGCCACGCTGATCAGTAAAGTGTTTGGTCTAGTGCGCGAACAGGCGATCGCCCGGGCCTTTGGGGTGGGACCAGTGGTCGATGCCTATGCCTATGCTTACATTATTCCGGGGTTTCTGCTGATCCTGCTGGGGGGGATTAACGGGCCATTCCACAGTGCCCTGGTCAGTGTCCTCTCTAAGCGCGAACAAAAAGACGCGGCCCCCCTCGTGGAAACTGTGTCCACAATGGTGACAGGGGGATTGTTCCTGATCACCATTGTGCTAGTGGTGTTTGCCGGATTTTTTATTGATCTCGTTGCCCCAGGTTTAGAAGGAACAGTCCGGGATTTAGCAATCTTGCAACTGCAGATCATGGCCCCCCTAGCGGTGTTTGCCGGATTGATTGGCATCGGCTTTGGGGTATTGAATGCTTCAGATCAATATTGGCTGCCGGGGATTAGCCCTCTTTTTTCCAGCTTGAGTGTGGTGATTGGTGTCGGTAGCTTGATCTGGATCTTGGGAGATAACGTCAATGCCCCAGAATATATGCAACTTGGCTGTATTGTGCTGGCTGGGACGACCCTATTGGGGGCTCTCTGGCAATGGTTGTTGCAAATTTTTGCCCAGTGGAAATCTGGTTTAGGCACGTTACGCCCCCGGCTGGATCTATCGATTCCAGGTGTGAAAGAGGTCTTGCGGGTGATGCTACCGGCGACCCTATCCTCAGGGATGCTCCACATAAACGTCTACACGGATATGTATTTTGCCTCGTCGATTGTGAGTGCGGCGGCGGCGATGCGCTATGCCAATTTCATCGTGCTAACGCCCTTGGGGATCATTTCCAACATGATTCTTGTGCCTCTATTGCCGGTATTTTCGCGCTTGGCAGCGCCCGACAGTTGGGATGACCTAAAGGTGAGGATTCGCCAAGGGTTGCTATTAACGGCCCTGTCGATGTTGCCCTTGACGGCAATTTTTGTGTCTCAATCTAAGACGATCATTCGGATTGTCTATGAATATGCGGCCTTTGATACCACGGCCACAGAGATCGTCGCGCCGGTTTTGATTGCCTATGGCCTCGGCATGTTTTTTTATTTGGGCCGGGATGTACTTGTACGGGTTTTTTATGCGTTGGAGGATGGCGTCACCCCGTCGCGGATCAGTGTTTTAAATATTTTTTTAAATGCGATTTTTGATTATATTTTGGTGAAACAGTTTCAAACACCGGGTTTAATCTATGCCACGGTGGGGGTCAATGTTGTTTCTATGGTGATGATGATCGCGATTTTGAATCGCCGCCTAAAGGGTCTGCCGTTGCTGGAATGGGGGGTTAGCTTGCTGGGTCTAACGGGGGCGGCGATCGCCTCAGGATTTGTCAGTTGGGGGATTTCCCTTGGGGTCGAATCCCTCAGTTTTGGCCAAAATCTCTATGTGCAAGGTCTGGAGCTGTTGGTGGCGATCGCCCTAGCTTTAGTCGTCTTTTTTGGTCTGGCCAGTACCCTAAAACTCCCCGAGCTAGATATTTTTTGGCAGCGGGTCAAAGGCAAACTCAAGCGCAGTTAA
- a CDS encoding ABC transporter, permease subunit: MKLKLTPITPYLFLLPALMILGLAVALPAIQAFYLSFTEYQYDLTQAPQWVGLKNFVRLLQDTLFWKTLGNTVLYLVGVVPILVSFSLGLAILVNQTLRGISWFRAAFYTPVIVSLVVAGIAWRALYTSNGFFNQLLRQVGFGEGIPWLTDPSLAIWSVMLVTIWKGLGYYMVIYLAGLQAISPELYEAASLDGSDGWRQHLDITVPLMRPYILLVSVISAISATKVFEEIYVMTQGGPLNASKTVVYYLYEQAFQNLEISYACTIGLVLFLVIFVLSIFNLYLSRQTNQSF, translated from the coding sequence ATGAAGCTCAAGTTAACCCCGATTACCCCTTATCTTTTTTTGTTGCCCGCCCTAATGATCTTGGGTTTAGCTGTGGCCCTGCCAGCGATCCAGGCCTTTTACCTCAGCTTTACAGAATATCAGTATGACTTAACCCAGGCGCCCCAGTGGGTGGGTTTAAAAAACTTTGTCCGGCTGCTGCAAGACACTCTGTTTTGGAAAACCCTAGGAAATACTGTGCTTTATTTGGTGGGAGTTGTGCCCATTTTGGTGAGTTTTTCCCTGGGTCTCGCAATTTTAGTCAATCAAACCCTGCGGGGGATTTCTTGGTTTCGAGCTGCTTTTTACACCCCAGTAATTGTTTCTTTAGTGGTCGCGGGGATTGCTTGGCGAGCGCTCTACACATCCAATGGTTTTTTTAATCAATTGCTAAGACAAGTTGGTTTTGGGGAGGGTATTCCTTGGCTGACAGATCCGAGTTTGGCGATCTGGAGTGTAATGCTGGTGACAATCTGGAAAGGGTTGGGCTATTACATGGTGATTTACTTAGCTGGCCTCCAAGCGATTTCTCCCGAATTGTATGAAGCCGCGTCCCTCGATGGTTCGGACGGTTGGCGGCAACACTTGGATATTACAGTGCCCTTGATGCGCCCCTATATTTTGTTGGTGTCAGTGATTTCGGCCATTTCTGCGACAAAGGTTTTTGAGGAAATTTATGTGATGACCCAAGGCGGGCCATTGAATGCCTCAAAGACAGTGGTGTATTACCTCTATGAGCAAGCGTTTCAGAATTTGGAAATTAGCTATGCTTGCACCATTGGCTTGGTTTTGTTCTTGGTGATTTTCGTGCTATCGATTTTCAATCTTTATTTGTCCCGTCAAACCAACCAAAGTTTTTAG
- a CDS encoding hypothetical protein (conserved hypothetical protein), with protein sequence MARLNRRTVKRLYRKEPVSSFLIVMGLIEVVIGGVDEQWGLFVVGLGFVLGAIAIRWSRIRRDPQDFKQVLSRRYLPSSEMNVPLPHLAREKQRG encoded by the coding sequence ATGGCCCGTTTAAATCGACGAACTGTTAAGCGTTTATATCGCAAGGAGCCGGTGTCTAGCTTTCTGATTGTGATGGGTTTGATTGAGGTGGTGATTGGTGGGGTGGATGAGCAATGGGGTTTGTTTGTGGTAGGCCTTGGGTTTGTGCTGGGGGCGATCGCCATCCGCTGGTCACGCATCCGCCGAGATCCCCAGGACTTCAAACAGGTTTTGTCCCGTCGTTATTTACCCTCTAGTGAGATGAATGTGCCTCTGCCTCACCTTGCCCGAGAAAAACAGCGCGGATGA